The genomic stretch ACCCGGTCGAGGGCCAGGCCATCGCCACCAACGTGGCGTGCATCACGGTCGGCACGCAGAAGCAGGCGCTGGCCGAGGCCTGGATCAACCTGCATCTGTCCCCAGAATGCCAGCGCGCCTATGCCGAGCGCATCTACTACAGCCCGACCATCCGCAACCTGACCCTGCCTGCAGACCTCACCGCCAAGCTGGTGATGGGCGAGGAAGCGGTCAGCAAGCTGGTCGACTTCGACTGGGATGTCGTGATCCGCAACCAGCCGCGCTGGTCGTCGCGCTTCACGCGCGAGATTGCCGGGTGAGCCAGCCTTGTGGCGGCGCACGGTCGGTGCGCCGAGGCCGCGAATACGGCCCGCCGACAGCCCGGCGTCATGGCGCGATCGTGCCTCCCGCGCGGTGCCGAGCGGCCCCGAAGGGTCGCGCCCGCCGCTTGCGAAACGCATGAAGGCAGCATCGACCGGCCCGGTGCTCGCCGCCCCGTATTTCCTCTGGCTGATGGCAGCCTTCGCCGCTCCGCTCGGCGCGGTCGCGCTGCTCTCGGTGCAGGAGAGCAGCGAATTGTTCGCGCCGCTCTCGTTGAACCCGTCCGCCATCCAGTACCTGGACCTGGCGACCGACCCGTTCAGCCGGCGCACCATCCTGCGCACCTTGGCGCTGGGCGCCTGCGTCACGCTGGCCTCCGCCATCCTGGGCTACCCCATCGCATTGTGGCTGACGCGCCTGCCGCCTGGCTGGCGGCCGCTCGGCTTCGCCTGCGTGCTGGTGCCACTGCTGACCAACGTGGTGGTGCGCAGCCTCGGCATCATCCTGCTGCTGGCGCCGGGCGGGCTGGTGTCGAATGCGCTGGCGTTGCTCGGCCTGCCTCGGGTCAACCTGCTGTTTGGCTGGTTCGCCGTCGGCCTCGCGCTGACGCAGGTGTTCCTGCCCTACATGGTGCTGGCGCTGTACGACGTGCTGGAGGCGCAGGAGAAGCGGCTGGCGGAAGCCGCCGCGGGCCTCGGCGCCGGGCCGGTCGTGACCTTCTTCCGCGTGACGCTGCCGCTGTCGCTGCAGGGGCTGCGCGCGGGCGTCGTCATCGTCTTCCTGCTGTCGTCCACTGCCTACGTCTCGGCCACGCTGGTGGGCGGGCGCCAGGTCATGGTCAGCGGCATGGTGGTGCTGAAGGAGGGGCTGGAGATCCTGAACTACCCCGCCGCATCGGCACTCGCGATGGTGATGCTGGCGGCCTCGGTGCTCGTCACCTTCCTGATCGGCCGCGCGATTGGCTTCGCTACGCCCTGGATCGCCGCACGCCCGCCGCGGCGGCTGCCGTCCATGCCGCGCGTGCTGGTCGCGCTGCTGGAAACGATCGGCCCAGCGGTATCCCGCATCCTACTGGCCATCGCGCTGCTGCTACTGC from Roseomonas fluvialis encodes the following:
- a CDS encoding ABC transporter permease subunit, with protein sequence MKAASTGPVLAAPYFLWLMAAFAAPLGAVALLSVQESSELFAPLSLNPSAIQYLDLATDPFSRRTILRTLALGACVTLASAILGYPIALWLTRLPPGWRPLGFACVLVPLLTNVVVRSLGIILLLAPGGLVSNALALLGLPRVNLLFGWFAVGLALTQVFLPYMVLALYDVLEAQEKRLAEAAAGLGAGPVVTFFRVTLPLSLQGLRAGVVIVFLLSSTAYVSATLVGGRQVMVSGMVVLKEGLEILNYPAASALAMVMLAASVLVTFLIGRAIGFATPWIAARPPRRLPSMPRVLVALLETIGPAVSRILLAIALLLLLFPLVLVAVSSFNNSPQATVAQWLGFTWRWYAAVLDNDRYLADAWVSLKLGLAATVVSLAIALPAALALVRGTFPGREALSAFFMLPLALPGIAIGLGMLRLLQWFTALPAFLGILAVHVVLVAPFMLAMLRASVAALDRGLEEAASGLGAPPWRVFLRIVLPQLAPGIAVACLIGFLISFGEVTVTAFLTTARLQTLPVRLYAEASFSLENTINAISTAFILLTVALLLLMHRLVPLDRVWRR